A window from Corynebacterium accolens encodes these proteins:
- a CDS encoding IS30 family transposase: MNLCIASIGLLLERVSRFVVLGHLPGRHTSKEVFTALHKAVAGIDKALWSSITWDQGSEMAGHKAFTMATDIPIYFCHPGSPWERGSNENTNGRLRRNLPKNSDLSIYSAEDLEMIANIHNHKPRKALNWRTPAEVMTNALTQTGSITPK; encoded by the coding sequence ATTAATTTATGCATTGCTTCAATCGGGCTGCTACTCGAACGCGTCAGCCGATTTGTTGTCCTTGGCCACCTGCCAGGCAGGCACACCAGCAAAGAAGTATTCACAGCCCTGCACAAGGCTGTCGCTGGAATCGATAAAGCACTCTGGTCATCAATTACCTGGGACCAAGGAAGCGAAATGGCAGGCCATAAAGCCTTTACCATGGCCACTGACATTCCCATCTACTTCTGCCATCCAGGATCACCGTGGGAACGCGGCAGCAACGAAAACACCAACGGCAGGCTCAGGAGAAACCTTCCCAAAAACAGCGACCTGTCCATCTACAGCGCCGAGGACCTGGAGATGATCGCCAACATACACAACCACAAACCACGCAAAGCGCTCAACTGGCGCACCCCAGCCGAAGTCATGACCAACGCCCTGACACAAACCGGTAGTATCACACCAAAGTAA
- the hisC gene encoding histidinol-phosphate transaminase, which translates to MIRSDLRAIPGYVPGARHDDALKLSSNEATQPPLPEAAEAMARATAEANRYPDIAATELREDLAEHLGVSFDQVAVGTGSSALCQQLVQITTTPGEEVIFPWRSFEAYPIFAQVVGARPIPVPLDADQRVDLAAMAEKITADTRLIFVCNPNNPSGTTVTKAEFAEFMDAVPSDVLVALDEAYIEYNRNSDTPLGTELFGTYPNVVFLRTFSKAYGLAGVRVGYAYGPEDVIAALNKVAIPFSINAVAQAGARAALAAQDSLRERTEETCDQRQRVEKELAEWGVPHSEANHVWLPAANIERLGTPQELAARLATRGVLVRAFSEGIRITITTEEETNALLQAWNDTVGG; encoded by the coding sequence ATGATTCGCTCCGACTTACGCGCCATTCCGGGCTATGTGCCCGGCGCGCGCCACGATGATGCCCTCAAGCTCTCTTCTAATGAGGCCACGCAGCCACCGCTGCCTGAGGCCGCAGAGGCTATGGCCCGCGCCACCGCCGAGGCCAATCGCTATCCGGATATCGCGGCCACCGAGTTGCGTGAGGATCTGGCCGAGCACTTAGGCGTGAGCTTCGACCAGGTTGCGGTAGGCACGGGTTCTTCCGCGCTGTGCCAGCAATTGGTACAGATCACCACCACGCCCGGTGAGGAAGTGATTTTTCCGTGGCGTTCCTTCGAGGCTTATCCCATCTTTGCCCAGGTTGTGGGCGCACGCCCCATTCCAGTTCCACTCGATGCGGACCAGCGCGTGGATTTGGCCGCGATGGCGGAGAAGATTACCGCGGATACGCGCCTAATTTTCGTCTGCAATCCGAATAATCCTTCCGGCACCACCGTGACTAAGGCGGAGTTCGCCGAATTTATGGACGCGGTGCCAAGCGATGTCCTCGTTGCCCTCGATGAGGCCTATATCGAATACAACCGGAATTCCGATACCCCGCTGGGCACCGAGCTTTTTGGCACTTATCCCAACGTGGTTTTCCTGCGGACCTTCTCCAAGGCCTATGGTTTGGCCGGCGTGCGCGTGGGCTATGCCTATGGCCCAGAAGATGTCATCGCGGCGCTGAATAAAGTAGCGATTCCGTTTTCCATCAACGCCGTGGCCCAGGCCGGTGCCCGCGCCGCGCTAGCAGCGCAGGATTCGCTGCGCGAGCGCACCGAAGAGACCTGTGACCAGCGCCAACGGGTGGAAAAGGAACTGGCAGAATGGGGCGTTCCCCACTCGGAAGCCAACCACGTATGGCTGCCGGCGGCGAATATTGAAAGGCTAGGAACGCCGCAGGAATTAGCCGCACGCCTAGCCACACGCGGCGTGCTCGTTCGCGCCTTTAGCGAAGGCATACGCATTACTATTACAACCGAGGAAGAAACTAACGCCCTGCTGCAGGCGTGGAACGATACCGTAGGAGGCTAA
- a CDS encoding phage holin family protein has translation MRSLTNFALNVVAIAIALWVVVGIIPGIYITPDKLGNFIAVAIVFIIINAVVMPVLRFIGAPLTCLTLGLFALVINGAALLIVEWTLNTFDLGIGHLVVNSWGSAIFGAIVLSLVSSLVNFFTSPLREPV, from the coding sequence ATGCGTTCGTTGACCAATTTTGCCCTCAATGTAGTCGCCATCGCGATTGCGCTCTGGGTCGTAGTGGGCATTATCCCCGGGATTTATATCACCCCGGATAAGCTGGGCAATTTCATTGCTGTGGCCATTGTTTTCATCATCATTAATGCGGTGGTCATGCCCGTGCTGCGTTTTATCGGCGCCCCGCTGACCTGCCTTACCCTAGGGCTATTCGCGCTCGTCATCAACGGCGCCGCCCTGCTGATCGTGGAGTGGACGCTCAATACCTTTGACTTAGGAATTGGCCACCTTGTGGTCAATTCCTGGGGCTCTGCAATCTTCGGCGCCATCGTCTTGTCCTTAGTCAGCAGCTTGGTCAATTTCTTTACCAGCCCGCTGCGCGAGCCGGTCTAA
- the mgtE gene encoding magnesium transporter, which translates to MADTTEQASDTVEAWLKQDSAIDPQKAPRLQALLDEVPLQELIAIVERQNAIRAALALRLLPRRKSIVVFDALDAKHQADIIDELGNADVYEFFDELEPEDRVALLDELPAEIADRLLRSLTKSKRDVTGVVLGYTKGSVGRRMSPEVPGIHPEMSVEEALRTLRAKADELETIYAVPITRADRRLVGVVTLREIFTAEEGTTIGEIMQSPIYANANDDAEATARWFLPLDILALPIVDDSDRLVGLLTWDDAIDIVEAEDSEDSARAGGTEALQQPYLSTPLLKLVKSRIVWLLVLAVSALLTVRVLDAFEDTLAQAVVLSLFIPLLTGTGGNTGNQAATTVTRALALGDVRGRDLLAVLWRELRVGMLLGAVLGLAGFGLATVVYGVDIGLVIGSTLFLICSISATVGGLMPIVAKTIGADPAVFSNPFISTFCDATGLIIYFLIAKSVLGL; encoded by the coding sequence ATGGCGGATACTACTGAGCAGGCCAGCGATACGGTCGAGGCATGGTTGAAGCAGGATTCTGCCATTGACCCGCAAAAAGCGCCCCGCTTGCAGGCGTTGCTTGATGAGGTGCCACTGCAAGAGCTCATCGCCATCGTCGAGCGGCAAAATGCCATCCGCGCCGCGCTGGCCCTGCGCTTGTTGCCGCGGCGTAAATCCATCGTGGTATTTGATGCCCTGGATGCCAAGCACCAGGCAGATATCATCGATGAGCTGGGAAATGCTGATGTTTATGAGTTCTTCGATGAACTCGAGCCAGAAGACCGCGTGGCCCTTTTGGATGAGCTGCCGGCGGAAATCGCGGATCGGCTGCTGCGCTCGCTTACCAAATCAAAGCGGGATGTCACCGGGGTTGTCCTGGGCTATACCAAGGGCTCGGTGGGCCGCCGCATGTCGCCCGAGGTCCCCGGCATCCATCCCGAAATGAGCGTGGAGGAAGCGCTGCGGACCCTGCGTGCGAAGGCCGATGAGCTGGAAACCATCTATGCGGTGCCCATCACCCGCGCGGACCGCCGCCTAGTGGGCGTGGTGACGCTGCGGGAGATTTTTACCGCGGAGGAGGGCACCACGATTGGGGAGATCATGCAAAGCCCCATCTATGCCAACGCCAATGATGATGCGGAAGCCACAGCTAGGTGGTTCCTGCCGCTCGATATTTTGGCATTGCCCATCGTGGATGATTCGGACCGCCTGGTAGGCCTTTTGACCTGGGATGATGCCATTGACATCGTCGAAGCAGAAGATAGCGAGGACTCAGCGCGCGCCGGCGGTACCGAGGCCCTGCAGCAGCCGTACCTGTCCACGCCGCTATTAAAATTGGTGAAGTCCCGCATCGTGTGGCTGCTGGTTCTGGCGGTGTCCGCGCTGTTGACCGTGCGGGTCCTGGACGCCTTCGAGGACACCTTGGCGCAGGCCGTGGTGCTTTCCCTGTTTATCCCGCTGCTGACCGGTACCGGCGGCAATACGGGAAACCAGGCAGCAACGACGGTCACCCGTGCGCTGGCGCTTGGCGATGTCCGCGGGCGCGACCTCCTTGCCGTTCTCTGGCGCGAGCTCCGGGTAGGCATGCTGCTTGGTGCAGTATTGGGCTTGGCAGGGTTCGGCCTGGCAACGGTGGTCTATGGCGTAGATATTGGCCTAGTCATTGGCTCGACGCTGTTTTTAATCTGCTCCATATCCGCCACGGTGGGCGGGCTGATGCCCATCGTTGCAAAGACCATTGGCGCGGACCCTGCCGTATTTTCCAATCCGTTTATCTCCACGTTCTGCGATGCCACGGGTCTGATTATTTATTTCCTCATCGCCAAGTCCGTGCTCGGGCTATAA
- a CDS encoding transposase: MFIVSQQRQKYTPEYRREAANLVIESQRPIAHVAKEIGVAPGLLGRWVKNERQRXGSSDGLSEAVRPWDGPPCRFRKSHHPNQKRRKNRCLTAR; the protein is encoded by the coding sequence ATGTTCATTGTGAGTCAACAACGCCAGAAATACACACCTGAGTATCGACGCGAAGCCGCGAACCTGGTAATCGAATCGCAGCGCCCAATTGCTCATGTAGCGAAAGAAATTGGTGTCGCACCTGGYCTTTTAGGYCGRTGGGTAAAAAATGAGCGTCAACGCCKAGGATCYTCYGATGGRYTAAGCGAGGCTGTCCGCCCTTGGGATGGTCCGCCCTGTCGATTTCGAAAATCACATCACCCAAACCAGAAACGAAGAAAAAATCGCTGCCTAACCGCTAGGTAG
- a CDS encoding DUF202 domain-containing protein, translating into MPSPQPHGELFDPGLQPERTRLSWQRTILALAVILLGVMRVVSVSVFLPLLALAAGVLVLILAXRKRASLVDASLRTHRHLPSAAVLASSAGLVSLLAAFALWGVFA; encoded by the coding sequence TTGCCTAGCCCGCAGCCGCATGGGGAGCTCTTTGACCCCGGCTTGCAGCCCGAGCGCACCCGCCTATCGTGGCAGCGCACCATCCTCGCGCTGGCGGTGATACTCCTAGGGGTCATGCGGGTGGTCAGCGTTAGTGTGTTTCTCCCGTTGCTGGCGCTCGCGGCGGGCGTGCTGGTGCTGATCTTGGCGGKGAGGAAGCGGGCATCGCTTGTCGATGCCTCCCTGCGCACCCACCGCCACCTCCCCAGCGCCGCCGTCTTGGCCAGTAGCGCGGGGCTGGTCTCCCTGCTTGCGGCCTTTGCCTTGTGGGGTGTTTTTGCCTAA
- a CDS encoding NUDIX hydrolase, which translates to MIEVAAIVFRNSFGHVLGVRKASSTKFQLPGGKLEEGESPVQAAAREAEEEIGVQVRLPELTELGTFTAPAANEPGQTVRGHIFTYPRPVIAHAAAEIAETAWIDPADPQCELADLLRSKVFPAL; encoded by the coding sequence ATGATTGAAGTCGCAGCCATCGTTTTCCGCAATTCCTTTGGCCACGTGCTTGGCGTACGCAAGGCCTCATCCACAAAGTTTCAGCTGCCGGGCGGCAAGCTAGAAGAAGGCGAAAGCCCTGTCCAGGCCGCTGCGCGCGAGGCGGAAGAAGAAATCGGCGTGCAGGTACGCCTACCTGAACTCACTGAGCTCGGCACCTTCACTGCCCCGGCCGCCAATGAACCGGGCCAGACCGTCCGCGGGCATATCTTTACCTACCCGCGCCCCGTCATCGCCCACGCCGCGGCCGAAATCGCCGAAACCGCCTGGATCGATCCCGCCGACCCGCAGTGCGAGCTTGCCGATCTCCTGCGTAGCAAGGTTTTTCCGGCGCTGTAA
- a CDS encoding SLC13 family permease, with translation MTTPHTHESTAQSEGAEDPGAPRNEWRRQFIGLFIGLALAILVFFIFPSNAIDTVQQSTGVDEEADYTLSAIRTVAAVTILMGVWWMTEAIPLAATALIPLVIFPLASVGTIKEVGAPYASATIFLFMGGFLIALSLQRWNLHRRLALYVVKLIGTSPRRLILGFMLATGFLSMWVSNTATAVVMLPIGTSVLALTAETVGGWDKQKKFATALMLGIAYSASIGSLGTLIGTPPNAFLNAYMADTWDVTLGFGRWMAVGVPLALVFLLIAWALLITIFKPEMTEIPGGRELINEEIKALGSWTRPQIMTGIIFVLAALAWVTLPIVLGDFDNYDDAIVGIAAGILLFILPADSERRIRLLDWKTANEMPWDVLLLFGGGLSLSSAFNSSGLSLWIGEMAKGLSSLPIVLIVAAVAALVLFLTEITSNTATAATFIPIMGGVAVGVGLTTEGDINVLLLTIPVALAATCAFMLPVATPPNAIAYGSGYVKIGEMIKGGVGLNVIGIFLITLTVFLLAVPIFGLTV, from the coding sequence ATGACCACCCCGCATACTCACGAATCTACCGCCCAATCAGAGGGCGCTGAGGATCCGGGTGCCCCACGCAATGAATGGCGCCGCCAGTTCATTGGCCTTTTCATCGGCCTCGCCCTGGCCATCCTCGTATTTTTCATCTTCCCTTCAAATGCCATCGATACGGTCCAGCAGTCCACCGGCGTGGACGAGGAAGCCGATTACACGCTAAGCGCCATCCGCACCGTTGCGGCGGTCACCATCCTCATGGGTGTGTGGTGGATGACTGAGGCCATCCCGCTGGCTGCCACCGCGCTGATTCCTCTGGTCATCTTCCCGCTCGCAAGCGTGGGCACCATTAAGGAAGTCGGCGCGCCGTATGCCTCTGCCACCATTTTCTTGTTCATGGGTGGCTTCCTTATCGCGCTTTCGCTGCAGCGCTGGAACCTGCATCGCCGCCTTGCGCTTTATGTGGTAAAGCTCATCGGCACCTCGCCGCGCCGCCTCATTTTGGGCTTCATGCTGGCCACCGGCTTTTTGTCCATGTGGGTATCGAATACCGCAACGGCCGTCGTCATGCTGCCGATTGGTACGTCCGTGCTGGCGCTTACCGCAGAGACCGTTGGCGGTTGGGATAAGCAGAAGAAATTCGCCACCGCCCTCATGCTGGGCATCGCGTACTCCGCCTCCATCGGCTCGCTGGGTACCCTGATTGGTACACCGCCGAATGCCTTCTTGAATGCGTACATGGCCGATACCTGGGACGTCACCCTCGGCTTTGGTCGTTGGATGGCCGTCGGCGTGCCGCTGGCGCTTGTCTTCCTACTCATCGCATGGGCGCTGTTGATTACCATCTTCAAGCCGGAAATGACCGAAATCCCCGGCGGCCGCGAGCTCATCAACGAGGAAATCAAGGCGCTGGGCTCATGGACCCGCCCGCAGATCATGACCGGCATCATCTTCGTCCTAGCCGCCCTGGCCTGGGTAACCCTGCCCATCGTCCTTGGCGATTTTGATAATTATGACGATGCCATCGTCGGCATCGCCGCAGGTATCCTCCTGTTCATCCTGCCGGCCGATTCGGAGCGCCGCATCCGCCTGCTGGATTGGAAGACGGCCAATGAAATGCCATGGGACGTCCTCCTCCTCTTCGGCGGTGGCCTCTCCTTGTCCTCGGCCTTCAACTCCTCCGGTTTGTCCCTGTGGATCGGTGAGATGGCCAAGGGGCTCAGCTCCCTGCCCATCGTGCTCATCGTCGCAGCCGTGGCCGCCCTGGTCCTCTTCCTGACGGAGATCACCTCCAATACCGCCACCGCGGCCACCTTCATTCCCATCATGGGCGGCGTCGCCGTGGGCGTGGGCCTGACCACCGAAGGCGATATCAACGTCCTGCTGCTCACCATCCCGGTCGCCTTGGCCGCAACCTGTGCCTTCATGCTGCCGGTGGCAACCCCGCCGAACGCCATTGCTTATGGTTCCGGCTACGTCAAGATTGGCGAGATGATCAAGGGCGGCGTTGGACTCAACGTCATCGGTATCTTCCTCATCACCCTTACCGTCTTCCTGCTGGCGGTACCGATCTTCGGGCTGACGGTCTAG
- a CDS encoding YidH family protein: MSDSRFPRSVFGVGSDPDPRFTLANERTFLAWIRTSLALIAGGVALEAFDVPLPATLRAVVSAFMLVVAIVLPIVAWVQWKRAERALRQQRPLPFSIAIPVLVGTIVVIAAVLLVGELLA; encoded by the coding sequence ATGAGCGATTCGAGGTTTCCCCGCTCGGTATTTGGGGTAGGAAGTGACCCTGATCCGCGTTTTACGCTGGCGAATGAGCGCACCTTCCTCGCATGGATTCGCACCTCGCTCGCGCTGATTGCCGGGGGAGTGGCCTTGGAGGCTTTCGATGTGCCGCTACCGGCGACCCTGCGCGCGGTGGTTTCCGCATTCATGCTGGTGGTGGCGATTGTGCTGCCGATAGTCGCGTGGGTGCAATGGAAGCGGGCTGAGCGTGCCTTGCGGCAACAGCGCCCGCTGCCCTTTAGCATCGCCATCCCGGTGCTGGTGGGCACCATCGTCGTTATCGCGGCCGTGCTGCTGGTAGGAGAGTTACTTGCCTAG
- a CDS encoding GTP-binding protein encodes MATPVTVLSGFLGSGKTTLLNHLLANREGRKLAVIVNDFSEVNIDAALVAGEGHLERGEDRFVELSNGCICCTLREDLIESVGKLARSGRFDQIVIESTGISEPMPVAATFEWEFADGTTLADAAPIDTMVSLVDASTFLNQLRRGRSLVSESIEATPQDDRTISDLLVDQVEFADLILITKTDLVDAAETERVIAAVRAMNPRARVVPVTHGVIEPGLVLDAHLFNTATAAAYHGYAEELANPHTPETEEYGISSVVFRADRPFNRERLIAALRASTGLVRSKGYCWIDTDLRVAHAWQQAGPNLQIMPASLWAANGVTPGTELVLIGVDFDHESTLQAFQDALLSDAEASALV; translated from the coding sequence ATGGCTACACCTGTTACCGTGCTGTCCGGATTTTTAGGCAGCGGAAAGACCACGCTACTTAACCACCTGCTCGCGAACCGGGAGGGGCGCAAGCTGGCGGTCATCGTCAACGATTTTTCTGAGGTCAATATCGATGCCGCCCTCGTCGCCGGCGAAGGCCACCTCGAACGCGGCGAGGATCGCTTCGTGGAGCTGTCGAATGGCTGCATCTGCTGCACCCTGCGTGAAGACCTCATCGAGTCCGTGGGCAAGCTGGCGCGCTCCGGCCGCTTTGATCAGATCGTCATCGAATCCACCGGCATTTCTGAGCCCATGCCCGTGGCTGCCACCTTTGAGTGGGAATTTGCCGATGGCACCACGCTTGCCGATGCCGCCCCCATCGACACCATGGTCTCCCTCGTCGATGCCTCCACCTTCTTAAACCAATTGCGCCGCGGCCGCAGCCTCGTCTCCGAAAGCATCGAGGCTACGCCCCAAGATGACCGCACCATTTCTGATCTCTTAGTGGACCAAGTCGAATTCGCCGACCTTATCCTCATTACCAAGACCGATCTTGTCGATGCCGCCGAAACCGAGCGCGTCATCGCCGCAGTCCGCGCCATGAATCCACGGGCTCGCGTGGTGCCGGTGACCCACGGGGTCATCGAACCGGGGCTAGTTCTCGATGCGCATTTGTTCAATACCGCCACCGCTGCCGCCTATCACGGCTATGCCGAAGAGCTTGCGAACCCACACACTCCAGAAACCGAGGAATACGGCATCTCCTCAGTCGTCTTTCGCGCCGACCGCCCCTTTAACCGCGAGCGCCTCATCGCCGCCCTCCGGGCAAGCACGGGCCTCGTGCGGTCCAAGGGGTATTGCTGGATCGATACCGATCTGCGCGTGGCCCACGCGTGGCAGCAGGCCGGGCCAAACCTGCAGATTATGCCCGCTTCTTTATGGGCCGCCAATGGTGTAACCCCCGGCACGGAGCTCGTGCTCATCGGCGTCGACTTCGATCATGAATCCACCCTGCAGGCCTTTCAAGACGCCCTGCTTTCCGATGCCGAAGCCTCCGCCCTTGTATAG